ATTACATTAAATATGGATTACGAAATATCTAAGAATTTAAGAAGTTTATATACATTTATATTAGAAAGATTAATGGACGCTAACATAAAGAAGGACATTAAAATATTAGATGAAGTTTTACCATTAGTAGAAGAATTAAGGGATACTTGGAAGGAAGCAATGCAGCTAGCAAAGAAAAATAGAAACGTTAAGTAAGCTAGGAGATGATGTAGTGACAAGTGAATTATTAA
This region of Caldisalinibacter kiritimatiensis genomic DNA includes:
- the fliS gene encoding flagellar export chaperone FliS; translated protein: MAMKNPYSQYQQNSVMTASPEELTLMLYNGAVKFIKQGKVFLEQKDMEKAHNSIVRAQDIISELNITLNMDYEISKNLRSLYTFILERLMDANIKKDIKILDEVLPLVEELRDTWKEAMQLAKKNRNVK